The Corynebacterium callunae DSM 20147 genomic sequence AAACCAGGTGAGTTTATTGAGCCGATCCACCCAGGTGAGATCCTGATGGAAGATTTCATCACCGGCTTCGGGATCACACAAAATAAGCTCGCTGTAGCAATTGGCGTACCACCACGTCGAATCAGCGAGATCGTGCATGGCAAGCGGGGTGTCAGCGCTGATACTACTCTTCGCCTGGCACGGTATTTTGGTACATCCGCCGAGATGTGGATGAATCTGCAGACGAACTATGAGCTACGGCTGGAGCGTCGGGCACTGCATGAGAAGATCGCTGGTGTGGGATCGAAGCAGTGAAAGGGCAGGATATAATTCCTTTTCCATTGCAATAGATTGCCGCGTTCATTTCCACGATCACTGGAACTTAGGTTGGTTCTAAAACAGCAGAAAACCCCGGATTCAGGCACCCTTTTGGGTTTCTGAATCCGGGGTCTCCGGAGCTGTACTAAGCCTGTGCTGCGTTGATGCGCTTCTTCAGTGCTTCGAACTGCTCATGAACCTCGGTTGGAACCTTTGGTCCCAAGAAGGTGAGGTACTCAGCATTGTCCTCAACATCAGATGCCCACTGGTGTGCAGGAGCGGTAAGTGCTTCCTTCACATCCTCAAGTGGGGTGTCTAGACCTTCGAGGTCCAGATCCTCAGCCTTTGCGGTGTAACCAACGATGGTCTCGTCGGCGCCAACACGGCCTTCAATACGGTCGATGACCCACTTCAGAACGCGGGAGTTGTCACCGAAGCCAGGCCACAGGAAGCGTCCATCTTCGCCACGGCGGAACCAGTTGACCATGAAGATGGATGGCAACTTGTCGCCACCCTTGTTGCCCATGTCGATCCAGTTCTGCAGGTATTCACCAGCGTTGTAACCCATGAATGGCAGCATTGCCATTGGATCGTGGCGCAAGGTGCCGACCTTTGCCTCAGCGTCAGCTGCGGTCTGACCGGATGCGAGGAGGGCGCCAACCATGGTGCCGTGCTCCCAGTCGTAGGTCTGGGAAACCAGTGGAACGGTGTCAGGGCGACGTCCACCGAAGAGGATGGCGTCGATCTTTACGCCGTGCCAGTCGTTGAACTCTGGTGCAGCTGCTGGGGACTGCTCGATCGCTACACAGTAACGGGAGTTAGGGTGAGCAGCGTTTTCATCAGACTCTGGGGTCCAGTCGTTACCCTTCCAGTCGATGAGGTGAGCAGGAGTCTCGCCATCCATGCCC encodes the following:
- a CDS encoding HigA family addiction module antitoxin, with product MLNGVSDVSGIKKVRIRSNSSTFIENELDKPGEFIEPIHPGEILMEDFITGFGITQNKLAVAIGVPPRRISEIVHGKRGVSADTTLRLARYFGTSAEMWMNLQTNYELRLERRALHEKIAGVGSKQ